The following are encoded together in the Drosophila takahashii strain IR98-3 E-12201 chromosome X, DtakHiC1v2, whole genome shotgun sequence genome:
- the LOC108063844 gene encoding uncharacterized protein isoform X1 has product MTTCSGMYWETDWRWPWTHDEFDSESESVVSTPARFASCLVNFQMDELLLLKRSVMRMESLDEDSLPDEDVVFPMPETNGSESQLPERMALMAADRGEHHDTTGGSTGPWHSHPPPHPPTSWAEQKPSKLQTLFQISITALAFLSFGGYLLCLIVQAIKSKGTTYFHPVATTSTSASNGNVKRIKVYRRSRRSPDLRFILLQQDYASYMKAVREQGGWRSMLT; this is encoded by the exons ATGACTACCTGCAGTGGTATGTATTGGGAAACCGACTGGCGATGGCCCTGGACTCATGACGAATTCGATTCTGAATCCGAATCAGTGGTCAGCACGCCAGCGCGCTTCGCCAGCTGCCTGGTCAACTTTCAGATGgacgagctgctgctgctgaagagGTCCGTGATGCGAATGGAGTCGCTGGACGAGGACAGTCTTCCCGATGAGGATGTAGTCTTCCCGATGCCGGAGACGAATGGATCGGAATCGCAGCTCCCGGAGCGAATGGCCTTGATGGCCGCCGATCG CGGCGAGCACCACGACACCACCGGCGGCTCCACTGGTCCCTGGCACTCGCATCCACCGCCACATCCGCCGACCTCCTGGGCCGAGCAGAAGCCCTCCAAGCTGCAGACCCTCTTCCAAATCAGCATCACGGCCCTCGCCTTCCTCTCCTTCGGCGGCTACCTGCTCTGCCTCATTGTGCAGGCCATCAAGAGCAAGGGCACCACCTACTTCCATCCGGTGGCCACGACCAGCACCAGTGCATCCAATGGGAATGTGAAGCGGATCAAGGTGTACAGACGCAGCAGGCGGAGTCCCGATCTCCGCTTCATCCTGCTGCAGCAGGACTACGCCTCCTACATGAAGGCCGTGCGGGAGCAGGGCGGATGGAGGAGCATGCTCACCTAG
- the LOC108063844 gene encoding uncharacterized protein isoform X2, with amino-acid sequence MTTCSVVSTPARFASCLVNFQMDELLLLKRSVMRMESLDEDSLPDEDVVFPMPETNGSESQLPERMALMAADRGEHHDTTGGSTGPWHSHPPPHPPTSWAEQKPSKLQTLFQISITALAFLSFGGYLLCLIVQAIKSKGTTYFHPVATTSTSASNGNVKRIKVYRRSRRSPDLRFILLQQDYASYMKAVREQGGWRSMLT; translated from the exons ATGACTACCTGCAGTG TGGTCAGCACGCCAGCGCGCTTCGCCAGCTGCCTGGTCAACTTTCAGATGgacgagctgctgctgctgaagagGTCCGTGATGCGAATGGAGTCGCTGGACGAGGACAGTCTTCCCGATGAGGATGTAGTCTTCCCGATGCCGGAGACGAATGGATCGGAATCGCAGCTCCCGGAGCGAATGGCCTTGATGGCCGCCGATCG CGGCGAGCACCACGACACCACCGGCGGCTCCACTGGTCCCTGGCACTCGCATCCACCGCCACATCCGCCGACCTCCTGGGCCGAGCAGAAGCCCTCCAAGCTGCAGACCCTCTTCCAAATCAGCATCACGGCCCTCGCCTTCCTCTCCTTCGGCGGCTACCTGCTCTGCCTCATTGTGCAGGCCATCAAGAGCAAGGGCACCACCTACTTCCATCCGGTGGCCACGACCAGCACCAGTGCATCCAATGGGAATGTGAAGCGGATCAAGGTGTACAGACGCAGCAGGCGGAGTCCCGATCTCCGCTTCATCCTGCTGCAGCAGGACTACGCCTCCTACATGAAGGCCGTGCGGGAGCAGGGCGGATGGAGGAGCATGCTCACCTAG
- the b6 gene encoding uncharacterized protein b6 has product MSQGLRVLFFVCVAVLLNAVASFAWKPIAGGSPIGSTAAYSLKQSHPGSASSSHEMSTSFSQFASGSEKETAEDELGLLGRADPSQHPISFADHVEDQYESYSIEDEAAAAAPKEPLTFARTPLYGSDRCSVKKFAFNQDGEVEYGNPMPELDQFTLCFWMRFTNHSGDHVLLTYEAGKEPREVQIWVANAQNSSFLSMAIKGQQMYRLNYPLKMRQWHHMCSSWNGKTGEWQAWLKAERIGRGFHNSLVGHKIPANGKLRSGGSSVTGEVSHGLHFEMTLVQVYRVALSAGKAHRDHKHHHVHHFDHEGLEVSSTTRAPPSINRPQPMHTLLASGQIPTRVRINLANPPPPPPANGAAAPAAPAAAADPAQQAITINTNFVNGQINAGSRLVAQQLLGLSPPPSGGQRFQMLSNSANVQFIDETETHIQFKREAAASSKKLQKRGLVLLDDGSVVDDGSGTDSEDASLIYNGLADFGGQQFKQDLTLKMSLEEEISTHDREPAEEEVKAVMAICSSCHTEPFQGAIVFAWKDVREHMNNALKGLSVGQCGNF; this is encoded by the exons ATGTCGCAGGGCCttcgtgttttattttttgtgtgtgtcgCGGTGCTCCTAAACGCGGTCGCCTCCTTCGCATGGAAGCCAATCGCGGGGGGCTCGCCCATCGGAAGCACCGCCGCCTACAGCCTCAAGCAATCGCATCCCGGCTCGGCGAGCAGCAGCCACGAGATGTCCACCAGCTTCTCCCAGTTCGCTTCTGGCAGCGAAAAGGAAACAGCCGAGGATGAGCTGGGGCTCCTGGGCAGGGCGGATCCCTCCCAGCATCCCATCAGCTTTGCTGATCATGTGGAGGATCAGTACGAGTCGTACAGCATCGAGGatgaggcggcggcggcggcgcccAAGGAGCCGCTGACCTTCGCGCGGACTCCGCTGTACGGATCGGATCGGTGCAGCGTGAAGAAGTTTGCCTTTAACCAGGACGGCGAGGTGGAGTACGGCAATCCGATGCCGGAGCTGGATCAGTTCACGCTCTGCTTCTGGATGCGGTTCACCAACCACAGCGGCGATCACGTCCTCCTGACCTATGAGG CGGGAAAGGAACCACGCGAGGTGCAAATCTGGGTCGCAAATGCGCAGAATTCCAGTTTCCTTTCGATGGCCATAAAAGGTCAGCAAATGTACAG ATTGAACTACCCGCTGAAAATGCGCCAGTGGCATCACATGTGCAGCTCGTGGAATGGCAAGACGGGCGAGTGGCAGGCCTGGCTGAAGGCAGAACGCATTGGGCGTGGCTTCCACAACTCG TTGGTGGGTCATAAAATCCCAGCGAACGGCAAGTTGCGCTCCGGCGGCTCTTCGGTGACCGGCGAGGTGAGCCACGGCCTGCACTTCGAGATGACCCTTGTCCAGGTCTACCGGGTGGCGCTCAGTGCGGGGAAGGCGCACCGCGACCACAAGCACCACCATGTCCACCACTTTGACCACGAGGGCCTGGAGGTGTCCAGCACCACGCGTGCCCCGCCCTCG ATCAATCGACCCCAGCCCATGCACACGCTACTGGCCAGCGGACAGATCCCTACGCGGGTGCGCATCAACCTGGCCAacccgccgccaccgccgccggccAATGGAGCTGCCGCTCCAGCTGCTCCGGCAGCTGCCGCCGATCCTGCCCAGCAGGCCATCACCATCAATACGAACTTCGTCAACGGACAGATCAACGCCGGCTCCCGGCTGGTGGCCCAGCAGCTCCTGGGACTCTCGCCGCCGCCGAGCGGTGGTCAACGCTTCCAGATGCTGAGCAACTCGGCCAACGTGCAGTTCATCGACGAGACCGAGACCCACATCCAGTTCAAGCGGGAAGCCGCCGCCTCCTCGAAGAAGCTGCAGAAGCGCGGCCTGGTGCTCCTCGACGATGGATCCGTGGTGGACGACGGATCGGGAACGGACAGCGAGGACGCCAGCCTGATTTACAATGGCCTCGCCGACTTCGGGGGCCAGCAGTTCAAGCAGGACCTGACGCTCAAGATGAGCCTGGAGGAGGAGATCAGCACGCACGACCGGGAGCCCGCCGAGGAGGAGGTCAAGGCGGTGATGGCCATCTGCAGCAGCTGCCACACGGAGCCCTTCCAGGGGGCCATTGTGTTTGCGTGGAAGGATGTGCGCGAGCACATGAACAACGCCCTCAAGGGACTCAGTGTGGGCCAGTGCGGCAACTTCTAG